In Deltaproteobacteria bacterium, the sequence CACGCCGCGCACGAGCACCTCCGACGATGGTCGAGACCCGCGCATCTCGCCGGACCTGCGCAACCCCTTCGGCCGTCCGAAGGGCTGACGCCGCCCTTCCCCCTTGCCTCACGCGTCGACGTCGACGATGCCGCGGGCCTCGGCGAGTGCACGGATGCGTCGTTTGATCCGCTCGTAGCGCTTGCGCAACGCCGCCGCCTGGCGATCGAGCGCCGACGACGAGCCGATCGCCTCGTCGTCCTCGGCGAAGACCTGCGCCAGCTCGCGCCACGGCAGCCCGCGATCGACCCGCAGCGTCAGCAGCATGCGATCGTCTTCGTCGAGCTCGGCGCGCAGCGCTGCAACCTCGGCCCGCACCGCCGTCTGCAGGAAGGCGGGCGTGGCCGTGCGGACCTCCTCCACCACCGCGGCCAGCCCCGCGGTGCTCATCCGCACCGCGTGTCGTTCCTTGCGTCGCAGCTGGGACAGCGACCGACGCGCGATCACGTAGCACCACGCCCGCAGCGCAGCTGCTTCACCGAGGCCCGGCAAGCCCCGCCAGACGTTGATCGAGAACTGCGAGAAGGCCTCGTTGGCGACGCCCGCGTCGCCCGCCGCGACCCGCAGGAACCCCAGCACCTCGGGACCGAGTTCGCGGATCGTCAGGGTCGCGGCGCGATCGATGTCGCCAGCGCCGAGCGCCGCGGCCACCCGCGTCTCGAGGGTTGCAGCCGACACGCGCGAGCATCATGGCACGGCCGCGCGCCCATCGTCGACCGCGGGCAGCGACACGCCCTCGGCACGCAGTAACGCGAGCACCTGGGCTTCGCGGGTGTCGTCGGCGCGCTCGGGCGCACCGAAGAACCCGTATGCCTCGCGCAGGGTCGCGATCGCCTCGTCGCGGCGCGAGCCGGTCGCGAGCAGCAGCGCCGCGTGATCGATGCGCTTCCCCCAGTAGGCCTGCCGCCACTGGCCGGGCACGTGCACCGCGAAGCCCTGCTCATAGCTCGCGATCGCGTCGCGGTCGCGGCCGGCCGCGCGCTGGGCATCGCCGAGGATGTAGCGCGCGCGGCTGGCCCACTCGGCGTCGCGGTTGGCCGCGACCGCGAGCTCGGCCTCTCGGATCGCGTCGTCGAAATCGCCGCGTGTGATCAACACGTCCGCGAGGATGCTGCGAAGGTGAGCGTACGCAGCATCGTCGTCGGCGACCCCCTCGAGCTCGGCCCGCAGCAGCCGCTCGGCCTCGTCCACCGCGCCAGCGTCGCGCAGGTGCACCGCGAGATTCGCGGTGGCGCCGACGCGCAGATCGTGGCCAGCCGGGTAGATCGCGCGTGCGAGCTCGGCGGCCTCGCGACCATACTCGAGCGCGCGCGCGGCATCACCGAGCTGGCCCTCGGCGTTGGCGAGGCGATCGACCAGGTTCCAGCGCTCGACCTTGTCGATCGCGGCGCCCGCCAACATGCGCTCGGCCGCCCGCAGCTTCTCGCGCGCGGGCGCGGGCTCCGAAGCGAAGAGATCGGCCTCGGCGTAGGCGATCATCACGCGCGCGACCTCCGGGTGATGATCGCCGAGCACCCGACGTAGCTGTCGATCGGCGTCGCCGAAGGCCGTGCGCGCGCCTGCGACGTCGCCCTGGCGCAGGAGAAGCCGTCCGAGGTTGGACGACATCGCGCCGAGCTTGGGCTCGTCGGGATCGGCGAGCCGCAGCTGCGTCAGTGCGCGCTCGAAGCCTTCGCGCGCGCCTTTCTGATCGCCGCGACTCGCGGCGTCGATGGCCTCGTTGGCCGCCAGCGCAGCGCGGATCTTGGCGTCGTCGAGCGCGACCTCGAGTTCGCGTGCGGTCGCGAGCCACTCGTGCACCCGCGCGCTGTCGACGTCGTAGCGGGCATGCATCGCTACGATCGCGAGCGCGGCGAGGGTCGCCTCCCGTCGCGCACGCCCGGCGATCGCGACGTCGAACGCCCGCCGCAGCGTGGCAATCGATCCGGGGATGTCGCCCTGGCGCTCGCGCACGTCGGCCTGCGTGCGCAGGGCCCATGCCGTGGTCGCGCCGTGGCCGAGCGCGGTCGCCCGTGCGACCAGTGCGTCGATCTCCGCGTCGGTCACGGGCTCGCTCGCGCCCACGCGGGCCTGCACGTCGTGGATGGCCTCCTCGATCGACTCGAGCTCCGCCCGCGACGCAGGATCGTCGGGCGGCGGTGTCCACAGCAACAACAACGCGGGATCGCGACACGCCCGCAGCGACGGCAGGCCGTGGACCCACGCGACCGCGTGCCGAACGACGTCGTCGTCGGGCGCGTCGAAGCGCGCGAGCAGTCGCGACAGCGCGCGCTGCCCCGACGCCAGGCAGGCCGCGGCCGCGGCCGACGACGCGACGTCGTCGCTCGCACACACCTCGCGCGACGCGGCCTCCCCGGCCTCGGCGTAGGCATCGAGCCCGGCACGGACGCGATCCCAGGTCTCGCGCCCGTACGGCAGGCCGAGCCCGTCGAAGGCCTGCTCCTGCTGCGCGCTGCGATCGCCGCTCCAGCTGCGCGTGAACGCGTCGCCCGCGGTCGCGCAAGGGTCGTCGTGGTCCGGCGCGGGCCACCACGACCACGACACCGCGGCCACCGCAGTACCAGCGAGCCCCACGACCGCGGTGCGACGTCGCGCGCGGCGTCGCGCGGGCGCCCGCGCGGCGTGCACGAGCGCGTGCACGAGCGCGTGCATGTCGTCGAAGCGCTGCTCGGGCCGCACCGCCAGGCCGCGACGCAGCACCGCCAGCAGCTCGGCGCCGAGCGTTCGCGTCGGCCCCGCTTCGCCGCGCGACCAGGCTTCGACGCGCGCCACGAAGCGCTCGCGCGGGTGAGGCTCGAACGGCCGCACGCCGACCAGCGCCTCGTGCAGCGCCACGCAGTACGCGAACTGATCGGTGCGCGCATCGGCCACGCCGCCCTGCACCTGCTCCGGGGCCATGTACGCCGGCGTGCCTGCGCCGGCCTGCGTGATCTCGCCGCGGACGCGCTCGCCCTGCAGCTCGCGATCACCGGCGCGCGCGAGCCCGAAGTCCGCGACCTTGGCCTGGCCGCTCCCATCGAGCAGCACGTTGTCGGGCTTGAAGTCGCGGTGCACCACGCCGGCGTCGTGGGCCGCCGCCAGCCCTCGCGCCGCCGCGAGCATCACCTCGAGCACCGCGTCGCGATCGCGGCGATGGCCCAGCCAGCGGCGCAGCGAACCACCGGGCGCGAACTCCATCGCGATGTACAGCCGCCCCTGCCACAGCCCGACGCCGTGGACCGCGAGCACGTTGGGGTGGACCACCCGCGCCATCGCCCGCGCCTCGGCGCGCATGCGGGCGAGCACGCCGGGATGGCCCTCGCCCAGGTGCAGCTTCACCGCGACCACGCGCTCGAGGTCGCGGTCGTAGGCCTCGTAGACCACGCCCATGCCGCCGCGACCGATCTCGCCGCGGACCTCGTAGACCTCGTCGATGACGCTGCCCGGCGCAAGCGGCAGCGCGCGAGCACTCGGGGCGGCTGCCAGCGCGCGCACCAACGAGTCCGTGGTGATGCGATCGCCCGGCGCATCCGCCACGGGCCGCGTGCTCGAGATCTCGGACATCCCTCGCTCATCGCCAGGGTCACCCATGGCGGGCCCCCGCGTCCACCGATTGGGTCCCGAGCTCGCGGGCACGGCTGCTCGGCGTGGCATGTCGGTGGCCACGATCGGCACGTGTCGGCGTACGTCAGGACGCCCCACGGGTCAGTGCGTGCAGCGCGTGCGGGCCTTGCACGTCAGCGCATCGCCACCACCGGGGGCGCTGGCCAAGCTGGTGCTGAGCTCGGCGTTGCCGCTGTCATAGGCGGCGCGCCACCGCGCGAGCTCGTCGTTGCGATCGACCCCACCGCTCTCCCGCAGGCCGCGCTCGAACCAGTACTGCAGGTCGGGCTGCAGCATGACCGGGACCTTCAGCGTCGCGCCCGGCTTCATCCGCGGCACCGGCACGTAGACGCTCTCGTAGGTGCCCCACGCCCGCACCAGCATCGTGTCCTCGCGCGCGACGGTGTCGTCGTTGGTGACGGTCACGACGATGTACGCATCGCGGTGCTGGTAGGCGGGATCGGGCTTGAACCAGCGGTTGCCGCCGGGCCCGTGCGCCTGCGCGTCCGCGATGCCCTTGCGGACCCCGTCGATGAGCTTGCGCGTGCCGGCGGCCGCGAGTTCGGCGGTCAGCGGACCGACCCCGGCGGCGACCTCCTCGGCCACCAGCTGCACGAGGTAGTCCTCGCCCATCTCGGTGAGCTGCTCGAAGTTCGGCAGCGACGGCGGCACGCCGAGCGCCGCGAGGCCGGTGTCGAGCGCGCCGGCCAGCAGCGTGCTGCAGGTCGAGTCGCAGTACGGGATGACGCCGGCAACGGTCGAGACGACGGCCTTCTTGATGTCGGCATAGGCTGCGCTGGCCCAGTCGATCGCATCGGCGGCGAACGCCAGCGCGTCGGTGATCGCCTCGCCCACCGCGGCGACCGGATCCTTGCTCGATTTCGTGGTCGGATCCCACACGAACGCCTTGCCGATCGGCATGACGCTGCACGGCGGTCCCTCCGAAGCCGTCGAAGGGTACGGAAACTTCGTTGGGGTGCCGGGGCGCGCGGCGCAGGTGGTCACCACCCAGCGCTTCCATGCGTCGCTGGTGGCGAACTGGATCGGCTCGTAGCGATCGATGTGCGCGTGCAGGCCCTTGGCCGGCTTGGGCGGCTTCGGTGGCGCGAGGCCGTCGGGGAACAACGTCACCTCGGTGCGCGCCTTGGGCCCGTGGACGATCTGCACCGGCTTCGACGCCGGCCCCAGCACCTTGCCGGCCCCGTCGACCGCGAACACGCGCAGCTCGTAGCGGCGCGGTGCACTGCGCAGCGCCGAGGTCTTGGCGACCGCCGGCTTGCCGGCCATCTTCGACGCCGCCGAGGGCATCACCACCGGCGGCGGTGCCAGGGCCCCGAACGCGACCTCGAAGCGCTGCCACTTCGTCAGCGCGCCGGTCGTCGCCACCGTGCCGTGGTCGAGCAAGCTGCCCTCGCCACCGAGGAATGGCTTGCTGCGCAGCTCCCAGCGCAGCCCCTTCGCCGCCGGGTTGCTCGAGCTGGCCCGGAACGCGAAGCCCCCGTTGTGCGTGAAGTCGACCGTCAGCGCGTGCTGCCACGCTTGGAACTCCGGCGAGGCGTTCTGCGTGGCCTCGACGCGCTCGCGCGTCATCGACAACGCTGGCAGTCGCCCCGTGGCGATGGTGCCCGGCAGCTGCGGCCCGCTCGGCGTCACCGCCGGAGCGGCGGCCGCGGCCCCCCCCGTCAGCAGCGCGAACGCCACGCATGCAGGGAGACAGCAACGGTCCAGGGTGTTCGCGTCGGCCTTCACCCGGAGACGTGGCCGCCCCGGCGGGGTTGTGACATGAAAAAAGCGCGCCGACCGAGGTCGACGCGCTGTCGGGGCCGGTTGCCCAGCCCGGTTGGATGGGCGCCCGCGGCTGCTACCGGCGGCGCGAGGGGCGGCCGTCTTCTTCCTTGCCGCCGAGCTTCTTCGCCATGACGTCGCCGAGCGTCGCACCCGCCTGCGAGGCGTTGGCGAAGCCCTGCGCGTCGGCCAGCTCGTCCTGGCGCTTGGCGCTCTTGATCGACAGGCCGATGCGACGCTCCTGCGCGTCCATCTGGATCACCTCGGCACGGTAGGTCTGGTTGGGCTCCAGCACCTGACCGGGATCCTCGATGCGCTCATCGGTGATCTCGCTGATGTGGATCAGACCCTCGATACCGGGCTCGAGCTCCGCGAACGCACCGAACTCGGCGAGCTTGAGGATCTTGACCTCGATGATCTTGCCGATCGGGTAGTCGTACGGGATGCGGTCCCACGGGTCCTGCTGCAGCTGCTTGATGCCGAGGCTGATCTTCGGCTTCTCACCGCTGTTGTCGATGTTGAGCACCATCGCCTTGACCTCGTCACCCTTCTTGTAGAGCTCGCTGGGGTGACGGACGCGCTGCGTCCACGAGAGGTCGGTGATGTGCACGAGGCCATCGATGCCGGGCTCGAGTTCCACGAACACGCCGAAGTCGGCGATGTTGCGGATGACGCCCTGCACCACGGTGCCCGGCGGGTAGGTCTCGACGACCTTCTCGTACGGGTTCTCCTCGAGCTGCTTCATGCCGAGGCTGATGCGGTTCTGCGACACGTCGATGTCGAGCACCACGGCCTTGACCTCGTCGCCGATCTTGAGGAACTGCTTCGGGTTCTTGACCTGACGCGTCCACGACATCTCGGAGACGTGCACGAGGCCCTCGATGCCCTCCTCGAGCTCGATGAAGGCGCCGTAGTCCTTGATGGAGACCACCTTGCCCTGCACGACGGTGCCCGGGATGTACTTGTCCTCGGCGTTGATCCACGGGTCGGGCGTGATCTGCTTGAGGCCCAAGCTGACGCGCTCGCTGTCGGTGTTGAACTTGAGGACCTTGACCTGGACCTTGTCACCGACCTGGAAGAGCTCGCTCGGGTGGTTGACCCGGCCCCAGCTCATGTCGGTGATGTGCAGCAGGCCGTCGATGCCGCCGAGGTCGATGAACGCACCGTAGTCGGTGAGGTTCTTGACCACGCCCTCGACGATCTGGCCCTCCTGCAGGCGGTTGAGGGTCTCTTCCTTCAACTCGGCGCGCTCGGCCTCGAGCAGCACACGACGCGACAGCACGATGTTGCCGCGCTTCTTGTTGAACTTGATGATCTTGAATTGGTACTCCTGCCCGATGAAGGCATCGAGGTTCCGCACCGGTCGCAGATCGACCTGCGAACCCGGCAGGAACGCCTTCACGCCGCCCTGCAGCATGACGGCCAGGCCACCCTTGACGCGCGCCTGGATCGAGCCCGCCACCAGGCCGTCCATGTCGACGGCCTTGCTGATCTCGTCCCAGACCTTGCGCTTGCGGGCCTTCTCCTTCGAGAGCACCACCAGCCCGTTTTGATCTTCCGCGGTCTCGAGCAGGACCTCGACCTCGTCGCCCACCTTCACGCGCGGTGGTGCGTCTTCGGGATCGTCCTCCTCACGGAACTCGCGCAGTGGGATCTGACCTTCGGCCTTGAGGCCGACGTCCACCACGGCGAAGTCGCCGATGATGTCCACCACCACACCCTTGACGATCGAGCCCTCGCGGATGTCCCCGCCCGCCTCGGTATGGGCGGCGAAGAGCTCGGCAAAATTTTCTTCCATCATCAGTTCGGTCATTTGGCTTCGCGCTCGGATTTGATTTCACGCGGCCGGTCGTGGGGAGACGCTCCGAGGGGGCGGGTCCACGCGCCCGTACCGTTTCGCCGTCCACTGGTGTGGGCGACGCTCGGCCGGGCGAACGCGCGAGGTGCGGACGGTAGGTCGTTTGCCCGGGGCGGTCAACCGCACCCGCAGCATTCGTGGCCCACGCGGGCGGCTCGGGGCCGGACGCGGCGGGTCGGGCTCGGGCGCGCCCGCGGGCCGGGGCCGGAGCCGCGCACGCGCGGCCGGGCGCGACGCTTCAGCCGCCGCGGCGGACCGCAGCGAGGATGGTCTCGACCACCGCGTCGACGCCCAGGCGCGAACTGTCGAGCAGCACCGCGTCGTCGGCCTGCTTGAGCGGCGCCGCGGCGCGCTCGCTGTCCCGCGCGTCGCGCTCGGCAACCTCGCGCTCGACCTCCGCGAGTGCCGGCACCTCGCCGCCCTTGGCGACGAGCTCGGCGTGGCGACGACGCGCCCGCGTGCCGAGGTCGGCGGTGAGGAAGAACTTGTGCCGTGCGTACGGGAACACCACGGTGCCCATGTCGCGCCCCTCGGCGACGCAGCCGCGACGGCCGAGCTCGCGCTGGATCTCGAGCAACGCCGCGCGCACCGGCGCGTGCGCCGAGACCTTCGATGCGCCCTGCGAGATGTCGGGCGCTCGGATCGCGGCGGTGACGTCTTCGTCGCCCCACGCGACCGGCTGCGGCTGCCCCGGCGGCGGTAGCTCGCCGAAGCGGATCGGCAAGCCCTGCGCGAGCGCGGCCAGCGATTGCGCGTCGTCCCACGACACGCCGCGGCGACGGGCGACCAGCGCGAGGGTGCGGTAGATCGCGCCGGTGTCGAGCAGGGGCAGCCCCAGCGCACGGGCCACCCGCTGCGCGACCGAGGTCTTCCCGGCACCCGCGGGGCCATCGATCACCACCAAGCGTCCGGCGTCGTCGGGCTGCGTCATCGGGGGGCGAGGCCGGCGGCAAGCCTGCCATCGCCCGAGCGTGGCGACAAGCGCCGCTTGTCGGTGCCCAGGTGCGTGACGTAGCGTTCGGGCATGTGTCCTTTGCAAGCCATGGGCGCACGTCGCGAGCGCGCGCGTGCCGGTCGACGCGCACGCACGCGCGTGGCGTTGGCGGTGTTGACGTGGGGTCTGGCGGGCTGCGTGAGCGTGAAGGCTTCGCAGCGTGAGTACCTCAGCAAGCCCGAGATGACGCCCGCCGCCGATGCGCACGAGGACGTGTGGCACTCCCACATCGAGGCCGCGCGCCACGGCGCGATGGGCGGTCACGGTGGTGCGGGCGGCGGCTGCGGTTGCGGATGAACGCGCGCGTGCGGGCTCGAAGCACGACTCCCCGCTGGCTGCGCGCGCTGACGTGGGCGCTGTGGCTCGTCACGCTGTGGCTGGCGCGCCCGGGCGCGGCACAGGCCGAGAACCGCGCGACCATGCGCGGGCAGTACTACCGCGAGAAGTCGACCCGCGTGCTGCAGCCGATGGTGCAGCTCAGCGCCGACGCGCCCGACGAACGCTTCACGCTCGGCGCCGGCTACCTGCTCGACGCGATCAGCTCGGCCTCGATCGGCTCGGGCGCATCGCAGGTGACCGGCGGCGACAAGGTCTTCCACGAGATCCGCCACGAGCTCACCACCACGGTCGGCTCCAAGCTCGGCGAGTGGCAGCTGGGCGGCTTCTTCCGCTACTCCACCGAGACCGACTACGCCAGCCGTGCCGCCGGCGTGTCGGTCGGACGCGACTTCCTGCAGCGCAACATCAACCTCACCGCCTCGTACGCCGTCAACATCGACCGCGTCTACCGCATCGTCAACAACATCGACGTGCGACAGCCGTGGTGCGGCGGTGCGATCGCGCCGCAGGACTGCCGCGCCAAGGGCACCGGCATCGGCAGCAACTTCCTGCAGGTGCACCTGTTCGGCGTCGACTACTCGCACACCCTGCACAAGACCGTGCTCGCGGGCTTCCACGTGAACGTCGCGCACCAGGTCGGGCCGCAGGACAACCCCTACCGCGAGGGCTTCCTGGGCGGCATCGAGGAGACCCATCCGCACGTGCGCAACCGCGTCGTGCTGACCCCGAGCGTGCGATGGATGATCCCGCAGGCGCGCCTGGTGATCGAGCCGTTCTACGCCTTCTACACCGACGACTGGGGCATGCGCGCGCACAGCCCCGAGCTCCGCGTGCACGCACGGGTCGCCCGGCACCTGGTGCTGCGCGCCCGCTATCGCTACTACAAGCAGACCGCCGCGTTCTTCTGGCGCGCCGACGGGCAGTACGTCGACGGCGACGCGCAGTGCACCCGCGACGCGCCGCAGAACTGCGCCACCGCCGACGTGAAGGTGATGCCGTGGGACTCGCACACGCCGGGCCTGCAGCTGACCTGGGAGTTCGACGGCATCGCCCGGCACAAGGGCCTGCACTGGCTCGAGGGCGGCTACCTCGAGGCCACCTACAACCACGCGTTCCAGAACAACCGCTATGGCAACGCCCGCATCGGCAACCTCGCGCTGTCGCTGGCGTTCTGAGCCGGCGGGCGCGCTGCTGGCCGTCGCGCTCGCGCACGGCGGCTGCGAGCGCGCGCAGGGCCCGAGCCTCACACAGGCGGTCGCGCGCAGCGACGATGCGCGGGTGGTCGCGATGGTCGCCGCCCGCGACGGCCTCGACGCCGAGGCCGCGCGGCAGCGCGTGGAGGCGCGTCGACGCATCGCCGCCGATGCGCTCGCCGGCGCCGACCTCCCCGAGGCCCTGCTCTCGCCGTCCCGCCGCGCCCACCTGGCGCGCACCGCCGCCGCCCGCGTCGCGCTGGCGGACCTGTTCGAGGCCAGCCACGGCGCCGAGGACATCCCCGACGACGACCCGATGCTGCAACGCGCGCGCGCCGACGGCCGCTTCGTGCACCCGCGCCTGCATCGGGTCTGTCAGGTGATCGCCACGCCGCCGGGCAAGCTCGAGGGCGACGCGCTCGCGGCCGCCCTCGCCGCACCCGGCTGGGAGGCCCGCGCGACCGAGGTGATCGCGACTCTGCGCCGCCACGTCGAGGCGACGGTGCCGCTGGGCGATCCACAGGCGTGCGCGCTGATGTTGTCGATGCTGCGGCTCGAGCACGACGACCCCGACGACGACGTGGTGCTGCGCGGCGAGGGCGGTGGCGGCTTCGACCTCACAGCCTGTGCGGTGGCCCCCGCCGCCGACGGCAGCTGCAGCGAGCCCCGCTTCGCCCCCGAGTGGACCGCGGTGATCGGCGACGGGCCCACGCCCGGCGTGCGCGGACCGTTCACCACGCGCTTCGGCGTCCACCTCGCGCTCGTGCTCGAGGTGCTGCCGGCGCGCGGCCCCGACGACCCCGGCTTCGACGCCGAGGTCCGCGAGGCGGTGCTGCTGCCGTGGCGCACCGAGGCGTTCGGGCGCTGGCTCGAGCAGCTGCGCACGCGCCACGTCGCGTTGATCGCCAGCGACGGCGGCGGGGCGCCGTGACCACCAAGCCGCGCGCCACCGGCACGATCACGCCGCACCTCGAGACCGAGTTCGGCGTGGTGATGGCGCAGGTGGTCGGGCGGGTCGCAGGGGCCCGTGGCGCGGTGCTCACCGATCGCGACGGCCATGCGATCGACTACGCCCACGACGCCACTGCAATCGACGAGCTCGACCTGCAGATCGCCGGGGCCCAGTGCGCGCGCACGCTGCTGGCGATCGAGGTGGTTGCACGCCGGCGCGGCTTCGATCGCAACACGGTGCTGGTCGAGGCCTCGCAGGGGTGTCTGCTCGGTGCAACGCTGCCGCGCACCGACGATCTCACGCTGGTGCTGGTGCTGCGTGCCCGCGCCCACCTCGGGCTCGCGTTGCGGGAGTTCGAGCGCGCCTGCGACGAGCTCGAACGCATGCTCGCGTGACGCATCCGGGTGCGGATGCCCGATCGCTCGCGGGACGCACGACCCGAGCGTTTACGCACCGTCTTCGTGCTTGACCCACTGCCCCGGTCGCATATGCTCGTGACCCCAACACCATGGCCACGCATATCACCGACGAGTGCATCAACTGCGGCGCTTGCGAGCCAGAGTGCCCGAACGAGGCCATCTCCGAGGGCGACGACAAGTACGTGATCGATCCCAACCTCTGCACCGAGTGCGTGGGCTTCCACGACTACGAGGCGTGCCAGGCGGTGTGTCCGGTCGAGTGCTGCATCCCCGACCCCGGTCGGCGCGAGAGCGAAGACGATCTGTACGACCGCGCGCAGAAGATCCACCCCGACAAGACCTGGCCGTCGATCGCCGATCTGCCGCCGGGCCAGTCGCGCTTCCGCAAGAGCAAGTGAGTCCGTCGCGGCCGCGCCAGGCCGCGCCCCCGCGCGCGGTTTGACGTAGACTCGCGCCACCCCGACGATGGTCGAACCCAGCGCAGCGCGGGTCCTTTGGCTGCGCCTCGCGGTGTCGTCGGTGTTGGGCGGCGCGTTGCTGTGGGTGGTGTGGCCGCTGATGGCGGCAGTGCCCGCCGACCCTGCGATCGCGCCGCGGGTGCTGCTGGGCTTCGCGCTGGCGTTGGTGCCCTACCACGGCCTGCGGGCGCTGCGGTGGTGGTTCTTGCTGCGGCGACTCGGCGAGGTCTCGTGGCGCAGCGCGGTCGCGATCGGCCTGGCGGGCTACCTGTGGATCGCGGTGCTACCACTGCGGCTCGGCGAGCTCGCGCGGCCGCTCATGGTCGCGCAGCGCCACGGCATCGCGGTCGGTCGCACGCTCGCGGTGGTCGCGGTCGAGCGCATCGCCGACGGCTTCGTGGTGGCGGCGTTGTTCTTCGCGACCGCCCCGGTCGGTGTCGGACTCGCCGACGATGGTGACGCCCTCGCCGCGCGCGTCGAGCTGGCCGCGATGATCTCGACCGCATTGTTCGCGATGGTGCTGTCGGGGCTGGTGGTGCTCGCCCGCTGGCCGCGGCTGTGGCGGCGGCTGTCGTCGCCGCT encodes:
- a CDS encoding 30S ribosomal protein S1, encoding MTELMMEENFAELFAAHTEAGGDIREGSIVKGVVVDIIGDFAVVDVGLKAEGQIPLREFREEDDPEDAPPRVKVGDEVEVLLETAEDQNGLVVLSKEKARKRKVWDEISKAVDMDGLVAGSIQARVKGGLAVMLQGGVKAFLPGSQVDLRPVRNLDAFIGQEYQFKIIKFNKKRGNIVLSRRVLLEAERAELKEETLNRLQEGQIVEGVVKNLTDYGAFIDLGGIDGLLHITDMSWGRVNHPSELFQVGDKVQVKVLKFNTDSERVSLGLKQITPDPWINAEDKYIPGTVVQGKVVSIKDYGAFIELEEGIEGLVHVSEMSWTRQVKNPKQFLKIGDEVKAVVLDIDVSQNRISLGMKQLEENPYEKVVETYPPGTVVQGVIRNIADFGVFVELEPGIDGLVHITDLSWTQRVRHPSELYKKGDEVKAMVLNIDNSGEKPKISLGIKQLQQDPWDRIPYDYPIGKIIEVKILKLAEFGAFAELEPGIEGLIHISEITDERIEDPGQVLEPNQTYRAEVIQMDAQERRIGLSIKSAKRQDELADAQGFANASQAGATLGDVMAKKLGGKEEDGRPSRRR
- a CDS encoding DUF4266 domain-containing protein — its product is MGARRERARAGRRARTRVALAVLTWGLAGCVSVKASQREYLSKPEMTPAADAHEDVWHSHIEAARHGAMGGHGGAGGGCGCG
- a CDS encoding (d)CMP kinase, whose product is MTQPDDAGRLVVIDGPAGAGKTSVAQRVARALGLPLLDTGAIYRTLALVARRRGVSWDDAQSLAALAQGLPIRFGELPPPGQPQPVAWGDEDVTAAIRAPDISQGASKVSAHAPVRAALLEIQRELGRRGCVAEGRDMGTVVFPYARHKFFLTADLGTRARRRHAELVAKGGEVPALAEVEREVAERDARDSERAAAPLKQADDAVLLDSSRLGVDAVVETILAAVRRGG
- a CDS encoding DUF3570 domain-containing protein, with protein sequence MRARSTTPRWLRALTWALWLVTLWLARPGAAQAENRATMRGQYYREKSTRVLQPMVQLSADAPDERFTLGAGYLLDAISSASIGSGASQVTGGDKVFHEIRHELTTTVGSKLGEWQLGGFFRYSTETDYASRAAGVSVGRDFLQRNINLTASYAVNIDRVYRIVNNIDVRQPWCGGAIAPQDCRAKGTGIGSNFLQVHLFGVDYSHTLHKTVLAGFHVNVAHQVGPQDNPYREGFLGGIEETHPHVRNRVVLTPSVRWMIPQARLVIEPFYAFYTDDWGMRAHSPELRVHARVARHLVLRARYRYYKQTAAFFWRADGQYVDGDAQCTRDAPQNCATADVKVMPWDSHTPGLQLTWEFDGIARHKGLHWLEGGYLEATYNHAFQNNRYGNARIGNLALSLAF
- a CDS encoding YfhL family 4Fe-4S dicluster ferredoxin produces the protein MATHITDECINCGACEPECPNEAISEGDDKYVIDPNLCTECVGFHDYEACQAVCPVECCIPDPGRRESEDDLYDRAQKIHPDKTWPSIADLPPGQSRFRKSK
- a CDS encoding sigma-70 family RNA polymerase sigma factor, with translation MSAATLETRVAAALGAGDIDRAATLTIRELGPEVLGFLRVAAGDAGVANEAFSQFSINVWRGLPGLGEAAALRAWCYVIARRSLSQLRRKERHAVRMSTAGLAAVVEEVRTATPAFLQTAVRAEVAALRAELDEDDRMLLTLRVDRGLPWRELAQVFAEDDEAIGSSSALDRQAAALRKRYERIKRRIRALAEARGIVDVDA
- a CDS encoding flippase-like domain-containing protein, with the protein product MVEPSAARVLWLRLAVSSVLGGALLWVVWPLMAAVPADPAIAPRVLLGFALALVPYHGLRALRWWFLLRRLGEVSWRSAVAIGLAGYLWIAVLPLRLGELARPLMVAQRHGIAVGRTLAVVAVERIADGFVVAALFFATAPVGVGLADDGDALAARVELAAMISTALFAMVLSGLVVLARWPRLWRRLSSPLRRGRAVAPLDRIDGLLAQIGEGFAALSGPRAWPGFVLTTLAYWATNVAALWWLAGGCGLPLSLQEAALVTAVMNLALALPGGPAQMGVFQGGIAVGLLLVASRALVHDRGSVLAFWLYAGQLGSIVAVGLLAQRSTGVSIASLWRARPPQQGST
- a CDS encoding protein kinase; translated protein: MSEISSTRPVADAPGDRITTDSLVRALAAAPSARALPLAPGSVIDEVYEVRGEIGRGGMGVVYEAYDRDLERVVAVKLHLGEGHPGVLARMRAEARAMARVVHPNVLAVHGVGLWQGRLYIAMEFAPGGSLRRWLGHRRDRDAVLEVMLAAARGLAAAHDAGVVHRDFKPDNVLLDGSGQAKVADFGLARAGDRELQGERVRGEITQAGAGTPAYMAPEQVQGGVADARTDQFAYCVALHEALVGVRPFEPHPRERFVARVEAWSRGEAGPTRTLGAELLAVLRRGLAVRPEQRFDDMHALVHALVHAARAPARRRARRRTAVVGLAGTAVAAVSWSWWPAPDHDDPCATAGDAFTRSWSGDRSAQQEQAFDGLGLPYGRETWDRVRAGLDAYAEAGEAASREVCASDDVASSAAAAACLASGQRALSRLLARFDAPDDDVVRHAVAWVHGLPSLRACRDPALLLLWTPPPDDPASRAELESIEEAIHDVQARVGASEPVTDAEIDALVARATALGHGATTAWALRTQADVRERQGDIPGSIATLRRAFDVAIAGRARREATLAALAIVAMHARYDVDSARVHEWLATARELEVALDDAKIRAALAANEAIDAASRGDQKGAREGFERALTQLRLADPDEPKLGAMSSNLGRLLLRQGDVAGARTAFGDADRQLRRVLGDHHPEVARVMIAYAEADLFASEPAPAREKLRAAERMLAGAAIDKVERWNLVDRLANAEGQLGDAARALEYGREAAELARAIYPAGHDLRVGATANLAVHLRDAGAVDEAERLLRAELEGVADDDAAYAHLRSILADVLITRGDFDDAIREAELAVAANRDAEWASRARYILGDAQRAAGRDRDAIASYEQGFAVHVPGQWRQAYWGKRIDHAALLLATGSRRDEAIATLREAYGFFGAPERADDTREAQVLALLRAEGVSLPAVDDGRAAVP